The uncultured Dysgonomonas sp. genome contains the following window.
CATAAAATACCTTTGGATAGCGGATTATATCTGGAATAACCTATTTTTGTATTAAATTAATGAGGTAATGCAGACGTATCTTGTATTGGCAAACAGTAACGACTTGGTGAGGGTCTCTCCCGAGAGGATAGCTTATATATCCTCCGACGGGAATTACTCCACTATGGTACTGGTCAATAAGGAAGAGCATCTGTTTACATTCAATCTGGGTACCTTCGAAAAGGTTATTGAGCAACAGCTGGATGATGATGCAGGCACTTTTATCCGTCTGGGTAAAAGCCTGATTATAAATGCGCAATATATCTATTACGTGAATGTTTCCAAGCAGCAGATTATTCTTTCAGATATCAGCTTTCCTCATAAATTTGCACTTTCTGCTTCGAAAGAAGCATTGAAGGCATTGAAAACAGTATTAGAAAACAGTATAAAGAACGGGAGAACCGAAGAATGAGCAAGAAAGATATACAAACAGAAAACGAAGTCTACTTTCTTGGCTCAAAAGAAAGTAGGGACAAAAAGCCAAATCCACAAAAAAAGTGGTGGCTGATAGCTGCGGCTTGTATAGCGGTAGTAATAATAGTAGCATTATTGACATTACTATTGCGAAAACCGACTACTGACTATTATTTCGAACCTGAGACAGAAGAGGCTGTATATACAGCTGGTATAACTCCCGATACTATACAGCCTATACCAGGTGATACCGTAAAGGGTTATGTGGAAATATTGGAAGAGACAGTTAACGATGTGCCTATGTTTGTTTACGTACCTCATCATGCTACACTGTCATTATCTGTAGGTATTCCGGATACGTCTGATTCTACGATTGTATTCATCACGCAGGCTGCCGATATCAGGGGCGATAATTACGAGATAGTAGGCGATTTTGTCCTTGCCGGCGAAAAATTATCGAGAGGAGTTGCCAAAACCGGATTTTGCGCGGTCATTGACGGTGAAGTTATTATCGGTGTTTCGGATAATACGCCATTGTTGCAAAAAGCGATTGAGTGGAAAGGTTATTTCTTCCGGCAATATCCGCTGGTAGACAATGGTATACTCATTGAAAATAACCCGAAGAATAAATCGATCCGCAGGGCGCTGGCTACTCGTTCCGGTAAAGTGATAATGGTAGAAAGCCGTAGCGCCGAGTCGTTTCACGATTTTGCGCAGGCGCTGGTCGATATAGGAGTAACCGATGCAATATACCTGGTTGGCAGTAATACCGCATTTGGCTGGTACTACGATGAAGAACATAAGAAGACGGAATACGGAACAGTTCAATCGGAAGAGCTCCGAAATATATCTTATATTGTTTGGCGATCAGAGTAAGATAGTATGGGGATTACACCCATCCTTCATACCCGCCGTCTACGCTGTATACATCTTCGAATCCTTGTTCTGTAAGAAACCTTGCTACCATCTGGCTGCTGTTTCCATGATAGCACATGACTAATATCGGGGTGGTTTTACTGGATGAGGTTAGGAAGAGAGGTAGATTTTCCTGGGTAAGATGTGTTGCGCCTTCTATATGTCCGCTGCGGAAGCTTTCTTCATCTCTTATATCTACCAGTATTGCATTGGAATTGGATAACTTTTCTTTGGCCTGATGCGATGTTATTCTCTTTAATGACATTATTTTATATTGTTATTAATTTATTCTATATATTATTTGAGGTTATAGATTGAACAAATATGGATTGTTTTTGTTCTTAGTGTTTAAAATCACGAATAAGAACACTGACATGCAAAAGAAACTATTGCTAGCCCTATTGGCTATTATCCAATCATCACTGATATTCGCTCAATCCGAACCAGCTTATAAAAAAGGAACATTCTTTGCCCTGTGGGGTTGGAACAGGGATGCATATACAAACTCGGATATTCATTTCAAAGGTAATGATTATAACTTTACACTCCATAAAGTGAAGGCTTCTGATAAGCAGAATAGGATCAGTTACTTCAATTACCTCCGTCTCGATCGCATAACTATACCGCAGACTAATTTACGTGTGGGCTATTTTATAAAGGATAATCTGGCTATAACTTTAGGTGTAGATCATATGAAATATGTGATGGACCAGAATCAGACAGTAGATATAGATGGACATGTAAAACCTGAGTATCAGTCTCATGTGAAAGACGACGGTTCTATAAAACTGACTGATGATTTCCTTACGTTTGAACATACTGACGGCCTTAATTATATAAATGCCGAAGTGGAATATTACAAGAACTTTTACCATAAAGGGATTCTTAAAGTGAATGGTCTGATTGGTGGTGGTGCCGGGTTTCTTATGCCCCGTAGTAATGTTATGATGATGGGAAATGAACGGCACGATGCTTTTCATCTCGCGGGATTCGGACTGAATGCAAAAGGCGGATTGGATGTAAACTTGTGGAATTTGTTTTTCGTCCGTTCCGAAGTGAAAGAAGGATATATCAATATGCCAAGTATAAGGACGACCGAGTCGTCAGATGATAAAGCGCATCAGGCATTCTGGTTTGCTGAACTGACTTATACATTCGGTTTTAACTGGCATTTTTGAAAGCATAAAAGTTAATCTATATAATATATACTCAGTGCAGTATTTAAAAAGTGTTTGTTGATTTTAGGGTAATCGCTAGTAAGTATCTAATGACCGATTACTATTGACAGTATCCCCCTTACGGGCCCTGGGGGACTGTTAACCTAAAAAAAACATAACTCATAACCTATAACTCATAACTAAATCATAACTTTGCATACTTGATTTGTAAAAGCTATAGACCATGCCAGTTAATATACCTAACAATCTTCCGGCGATTGAGATTCTGAAGAAAGAGAACATCTTTGTAATGAACCAACTCAGGGCTAACGAACAGGATATACGTCCTCTTCGTGTGCTCATCCTCAATCTGATGCCGATTAAGATAATGACGGAGACCGATTTGATAAGGTTATTATCGAACAATCCGTTGCAGGTAGAAGTTGAGTTTCTGAAACTGGAAACGCATACATCTAAGAACACCTCGGAAGAACATCTTGAAATGTTTTATAAGAACTTCAGTCAAGTAAAAGACGATTTCTATGATGGTATGATAATAACAGGTGCGCCTGTAGAGCTATATGAATTTGAAGAGGTGACCTACTGGCCCGAAATATCTTCGATATTCGACTGGGCGCGTACTCATGTGACTTCCACATTGTATATATGCTGGGCAGCTCAGGCTGCCATGTACCATTTCTACGGGGTGAAAAAATATCCGCTACCGGAGAAAATGTTCGGTGTATTCAAGCATATTGCCCACGATAAGAAGTTTCCGTTGTTCAGGGGCTTCGACGACGAGTTTTATATTCCTCATAGCCGTCACACAACCGTGAGGAGGGAAGATGTGCTTCGACATCATGAGTTGAAAATACTGTCGGAGTCTGATGATTCCGGTGTTGGAATAGTCGCATCCCGTGGAGGACGTGAATTTTACCTGACAGGGCACTCCGAATATGCACCATATACACTTCATAACGAATATATACGGGATGCGGAGAAAGGCTTGCCCATAAAGACTCCGCTCAATTATTATAAAAATGACAATCCTGAGAACGGGCCGGTAGTACGCTGGTCGGGTCATGGTAATCTCTTATTTAATAATTGGCTCAACTACTTTGTATATCAGGAAACTCCGTATGATAAAACGAAGATCAAAGATCTGGGTAATATAGATCCTGTGAAAGAGGGCTATATGTATTATATCTAAGAAACATTAATAATAAGATAAACTTTGCTGAAAGCACGCAAAATAGAACTACTAGCCCCTGCTAAAAACCTGGAATGTGGTATTGAGGCCATTAATCATGGAGCAGATGCGGTGTACATCGGTGCGCCCAAATTCAGTGCGCGTGCGGCTGCCGGAAACACACTTGATGATATTAAGTCGCTGGCGGAGTACGCACATCAGTTCGGAGCGAAAGTATATGTTGCTCTGAATACCATATTGACAGATAGTGAACTACAGGATGCAGAGGAACTCATTTGGCAGTTATATACCGATGCCAAAATAGACGCGCTCATAATTCAGGATATGGGCATTACGATGCTCAATCTTCCTCCGGTTGCACTGCATGCAAGTACACAAATGGATAACCGGA
Protein-coding sequences here:
- a CDS encoding LytTR family DNA-binding domain-containing protein; the encoded protein is MQTYLVLANSNDLVRVSPERIAYISSDGNYSTMVLVNKEEHLFTFNLGTFEKVIEQQLDDDAGTFIRLGKSLIINAQYIYYVNVSKQQIILSDISFPHKFALSASKEALKALKTVLENSIKNGRTEE
- the glpE gene encoding thiosulfate sulfurtransferase GlpE, which encodes MSLKRITSHQAKEKLSNSNAILVDIRDEESFRSGHIEGATHLTQENLPLFLTSSSKTTPILVMCYHGNSSQMVARFLTEQGFEDVYSVDGGYEGWV
- the metA gene encoding homoserine O-succinyltransferase, which translates into the protein MPVNIPNNLPAIEILKKENIFVMNQLRANEQDIRPLRVLILNLMPIKIMTETDLIRLLSNNPLQVEVEFLKLETHTSKNTSEEHLEMFYKNFSQVKDDFYDGMIITGAPVELYEFEEVTYWPEISSIFDWARTHVTSTLYICWAAQAAMYHFYGVKKYPLPEKMFGVFKHIAHDKKFPLFRGFDDEFYIPHSRHTTVRREDVLRHHELKILSESDDSGVGIVASRGGREFYLTGHSEYAPYTLHNEYIRDAEKGLPIKTPLNYYKNDNPENGPVVRWSGHGNLLFNNWLNYFVYQETPYDKTKIKDLGNIDPVKEGYMYYI